GAATTCCACCAAGGTGTCACCTTGAGGTTCCCTCAGCCACTTGGATAAGGCTTCAAAATACCAAAAAGGtagaagagaaatgaaagaTTCATGCAATAGAAAAGATTGGAAAAACCCTCAAGAAAGGTATCCAAGAGAAGACAGGTCAATAGTAACTCTTTTCATTGGAAACCCAGAGAAAAGAGTGAAGAGCAATTGTTGTGCCCAATAATTGGCCTAGATGTGAGAAAATAGGTAGGCTAAGAAATGAAGATGCGCTGGAAATCAAAGCAGGCTAAAATGGGCCAGGTAGCCAAGACAAAAATGGCTTGGAGGTGATCGATTAAAGGCCACTCAGTGCATTGGAAGTCACTCAACCAAATGGGCTGCATAAGGATTGTGACTATACGGGTGCTAGGTGACCGAGTCAGCCACGAGAAACATGGAGCCATAATCGAGAGTTACTCAGTCCCTACCACTAACCATGTGTAATGTGTACGAAAAATATATGCCTAATTGAGCCATGACAAAGCAACCAAGGCCATGGGAGAAGCCTATGCGGCTAATCGAATGCTTTGAGTCACTCAATTATAATCAAGTGACTTGCGGCTAAGTGATGCTCGTGAAAATAGGCTTGCCACCATGCCAAAGTATAACAAAATCATGCCTAGTTGAGCCATGCAACATAATTGAGTGTCTTCCCATAGCCATCACGTAACTGAGTGAGCTCTAGCCACTATGTGCCACATAACTAGGAAACGCTCGATCGTGCAACGATAAGGGTCGAGGGTCATACCAAGCAGCCATGCAATTGTGCAAGCCATGCACAAGACCAAGGCATAACAAAGTGCCCCCCCCCCTCTAAAAGCCTCTCTCGACAAAATTGAGAGACTTTTCTAAGACAACTCACAAGTCGCTTGCCTCCTCGAAGATGTACGAGAAACTCTCACGAGTTGCCTAAGGCTAAGAGCCTCTTACCAACCCATGTGAGCCATAAGGCTTCCAACTTTGAGAAACTCAACCAAAGATGCCTCCAAGATGCCCATTGAAAAAGGTGGGTCACATGCCACGTGTCAGTCTTCTccccctctataaatagaagggtcaCTTTCTTATTAAGGGTACACTCACATTGGCACacgaacttttttttttctcttctccccctctataaatagaagggtcaCTTTCTTATTAAGGGTACACTCACATTGGCACACgaactttctttttctcttaagCTACTCACTTTCAGAGACTGACTTAGGTATCAGAAGATCCACGCAAAGACACTCACCCATTTCCCTAATCAATTTCTTTCTCAACAAGTCACTCATCAAAAAGAAGGTCATTTGTCGCTTCAGAACTCTCTCATCACCAGTCACCTCGAAACTCAGAGACTCACAAGCATCATGAGGGTCACTCACACCTTGTTGGACCACTCGTATCTCACTCTCTCCcattataaattcattgttgtaatttagtaacaacaataataaatacataGACATGTTTATTTGTTTAAAAGTTATATCTCTTCTATTTAAAACAAAGGATGCGTCACTTTTATAACTATCATGTCCATTTGTAAACACAAGCATGTCCCTAAAATGCAGACATGTTTCTAGAATTAGAATAGAGGCTATATCTCTTTATAAATAATCATAACTTTGCCAAATAATTATGTCTATTTAAAAAGTGTTATATCTCTTAAAGACATAAGTAACTATATAACacttattttctctcttatttaaTAGTGTAAATTATTCAAACAGACATTGCTTGAGTAAACATAGAGAAAACTATTCACTTCCACAAGAATAGTGTACAGATATAGTTGCCTTTCTCTGGGCTGACATCTTCAGAAGCACACGTTAAAGAGAATTTGATCATGACTTTGTAATTAAATCATGTTTCCATCATATTACAAACACAAGGACTGATGGTTTATCAACAAGAATCATGCAACAAATGTATTATATCTTAGCAAACTCTCATGGCCATGACTGCCAAACTTACCCACTGATGTCTGGAGATGGGGTGTCGGAGATTGAGATCAAATCCAGCCTAAGCTGATCGTCTCCATCCGAATTCATCACCACATCCCTGTAGCCACTGCTCAGATTCTCTGCAGCAACTGAGTTTCGGACTTTATCTGGTACAGAGTAAGAGAGTGCGATAAGCAACTCTCGAACCAGCTCCAAAGAAGCCTCCTCTCCAAGTGTTTTGATGGCCATACAACGTTTGTGCTTTGCCTGAAACTTAATTCAGTATAAAAGATGAGAGGAGAGTGAAAAGCCTTAGCGAGCAATGATCATCAAACGGTAGCATGTCTCATTAAGATAATCAATCACATTAATCAATGTTCACGAATATTCAGCTAAAAGAAGGCATTAATTGCTCTTGGCCCCTTGGAGAAGTCATCAATTATCTGTTTAACCAAAGCTCAATATAGGAACACTGTCCTTCAGAATACCATCAGTACTGAagcaaaaatggaaaatattgaGTGGAAACCTCCTTCCTGTTGGATAAGCCTGTAACTTAGTTGTGGTTGATTTGTGTGGGGATCATGCTATCAGGAGtacagaaaaacaaaaacagaggTTTGGAAGGCGAAAAGGCATAGAGAGTTCATAATCACAAATGGCACTCAAACAGCCAGGAAAGAAAGGCCTTTAAACAAGAACTAGTTGTGTAAAGAATTGTTAGGATTATTCACTCAATTTGGCCATACGTATTGATCTTGACCTCTTCCAAACTCTGACCTGTTTATCTAGTTACACTTACACTTGGATGAGACACTGGATGCAACGATCTTCCATTCAGCTTGTTGCATATGTTTGGCTCACGGAAGCATAGGTACAATATATACAGTCAGGCGGTTCGCAATTCAGTAGCTTCTAgcaaaattttttgtttaaatggCATCCTAAATACATTTTACTTAAACTTTTTGGCCTCAATAAGAACTAGGCAAGTCTCTTTGTATGGGAATCAAAATGGGGATTCAGGTACTCTTTTCATAAGCCTCTCCAGTCATATGCTTCTCATCCTATAGATTGAGCAGGAGATAAGTTCCTAAAATTTTAAGTTGATGCTTGCATTGGAGGGGAGGCACAAAGGGGGTATACAGGTACTACAGTTTATGATATTACCAGTCCAAAAAAAATCTTAACAAACTAAGCTATCTGAGGTATGAGCTTAGAAGAATAAAAGGTTTAGGCAGTCTCAGTTCTTCCTCA
The Diospyros lotus cultivar Yz01 chromosome 12, ASM1463336v1, whole genome shotgun sequence DNA segment above includes these coding regions:
- the LOC127813905 gene encoding uncharacterized protein LOC127813905 isoform X4 → MAILLFGYAVAKHKRCMAIKTLGEEASLELVRELLIALSYSVPDKVRNSVAAENLSSGYRDVVMNSDGDDQLRLDLISISDTPSPDISG
- the LOC127813905 gene encoding uncharacterized protein LOC127813905 isoform X2 codes for the protein MHEPFSMSGRFCETIRSFLRTKAGVHSPAGRHPDSRKAKHKRCMAIKTLGEEASLELVRELLIALSYSVPDKVRNSVAAENLSSGYRDVVMNSDGDDQLRLDLISISDTPSPDISG
- the LOC127813905 gene encoding uncharacterized protein LOC127813905 isoform X1 — its product is MHEPFSMSGRFCETIRSFLRTKAGVHSPAGRHPDSRKFQAKHKRCMAIKTLGEEASLELVRELLIALSYSVPDKVRNSVAAENLSSGYRDVVMNSDGDDQLRLDLISISDTPSPDISG
- the LOC127813905 gene encoding uncharacterized protein LOC127813905 isoform X3; its protein translation is MAILLFGYAVFQAKHKRCMAIKTLGEEASLELVRELLIALSYSVPDKVRNSVAAENLSSGYRDVVMNSDGDDQLRLDLISISDTPSPDISG